From a region of the Paenibacillus sp. FSL R10-2734 genome:
- a CDS encoding TrkH family potassium uptake protein translates to MVLGFASIILIGALLLMLPISSTSGNAVSFIDALFTATSATCVTGLVVLDTGTTFTIFGKTVIMVLIQVGGLGFMTMATLFAMMMKRKISLRDRLILQEAMNQGSMEGIVRLIRRVLIYSLVIEGCAAVLLSIRWAFDMPLGKAIYFGIFHAVSMFNNAGFDIFGDFRSLTDYVYDPLVNIVVMFLIVSGGIGFIVMSDLVEFRVKRKLSLHSKVVLSSTAGLILIGALVIFIFEFTNQRTLGNLNFGGKILSAFFQSVSPRTAGANTVDIAGLRQASQFFMVILMFIGASPGSTGGGIKTTTFTIMIGAVIAMLRGREDVVLFRYRLAQERIYKALTLTLLALLLVLSVSMLLSTTEDSNFLAILFETTSAFATVGLSMGLTPELSIIGKILICLTMFAGRLGPLTLVYALGPKQGKPLYKHPEGKIIIG, encoded by the coding sequence ATGGTGCTTGGTTTTGCATCGATCATTCTGATTGGAGCCTTGCTGCTAATGCTTCCCATTTCGAGTACCAGCGGGAATGCTGTTAGTTTTATTGATGCGTTGTTTACTGCAACATCGGCCACCTGTGTGACAGGACTTGTGGTGCTGGACACCGGGACGACATTCACCATTTTTGGGAAAACCGTAATTATGGTGCTTATCCAGGTGGGCGGCTTAGGTTTTATGACAATGGCCACCTTATTTGCCATGATGATGAAACGCAAAATCTCCTTGCGGGACAGACTGATCCTACAGGAAGCAATGAACCAAGGTTCTATGGAGGGAATTGTTCGATTGATCCGGAGAGTACTCATTTATTCTTTGGTCATTGAAGGCTGTGCAGCGGTACTTCTGTCGATACGCTGGGCATTTGATATGCCCCTAGGAAAAGCCATTTATTTTGGGATATTTCATGCGGTATCCATGTTTAATAACGCTGGATTTGATATTTTTGGAGATTTCCGGAGTTTAACCGATTATGTATATGACCCGCTTGTGAATATCGTGGTGATGTTTCTGATTGTCTCCGGCGGTATCGGTTTTATTGTCATGTCTGATCTGGTGGAGTTTCGTGTAAAACGTAAATTATCTTTGCATAGCAAAGTTGTACTCTCTTCCACTGCAGGGCTTATTCTTATCGGCGCTTTGGTTATTTTTATATTTGAATTTACGAATCAGCGCACACTGGGTAATCTAAATTTCGGCGGCAAAATATTATCGGCATTCTTTCAGTCTGTATCGCCCCGAACCGCTGGTGCCAACACAGTGGATATTGCCGGACTGCGGCAAGCCTCACAGTTTTTTATGGTTATTCTTATGTTTATTGGTGCATCTCCGGGATCAACGGGTGGCGGGATCAAGACTACAACCTTTACGATAATGATTGGTGCAGTAATAGCGATGCTGCGCGGGCGTGAAGATGTTGTGCTGTTCCGTTATCGATTGGCGCAGGAGCGTATCTATAAAGCGTTGACGTTAACTTTACTGGCGTTACTATTGGTCCTCTCTGTGTCGATGTTACTGTCCACAACAGAGGATAGTAATTTCTTAGCAATACTATTCGAGACGACCTCAGCCTTTGCTACGGTGGGACTAAGTATGGGGCTGACACCTGAACTGTCTATCATCGGTAAGATTCTGATCTGTCTGACGATGTTCGCGGGTCGGCTAGGTCCATTAACATTAGTGTATGCGCTTGGACCTAAACAGGGTAAACCATTGTATAAGCATCCAGAAGGTAAAATAATTATTGGATAG
- a CDS encoding TrkA family potassium uptake protein has protein sequence MKAQQFVVIGLGRFGSSLALELMEMGYEVLGIDHHEERVEEMSDHLTHAVVADATDEEIMRSLGVRNFDCGIVAIGDNMERSILAAILLKEVGVKYVVAKAISILHGRALSRLGVDRVIFPERDMGIRVAHQLVTPNLLDYIELSKDYKIVELTVPSCMNGKSLSDLNTRAKYGCSIVALNRDSGIIVAPTAHDHLSEGDVMVLIGSNESIDRFENEVVNKD, from the coding sequence ATGAAAGCACAGCAATTTGTAGTAATCGGCTTAGGCCGCTTTGGTTCAAGCCTTGCACTTGAGCTGATGGAAATGGGCTACGAGGTGCTCGGTATTGATCATCATGAAGAGCGCGTGGAGGAAATGAGCGATCACCTGACTCATGCGGTAGTGGCAGATGCTACAGATGAGGAGATTATGCGCTCGCTTGGCGTACGGAACTTTGACTGTGGGATTGTAGCGATTGGCGACAATATGGAGCGCAGTATTCTGGCGGCAATTTTGTTAAAAGAGGTTGGAGTTAAGTATGTAGTAGCCAAGGCGATCTCGATCCTTCATGGTCGTGCGTTGTCCAGGCTGGGCGTAGACCGGGTTATTTTTCCCGAGCGGGATATGGGAATTCGTGTGGCGCATCAGCTCGTGACACCCAATTTGCTGGATTATATTGAACTGTCCAAGGATTATAAGATCGTCGAGCTAACGGTTCCGTCCTGCATGAACGGGAAAAGCTTGTCAGATTTAAATACAAGAGCGAAATATGGCTGCAGTATTGTTGCCCTAAACAGAGATAGTGGAATTATTGTTGCTCCAACCGCTCATGATCATTTGAGTGAGGGCGATGTTATGGTACTCATTGGTTCTAATGAAAGTATTGATCGATTTGAGAATGAGGTTGTAAACAAAGATTAA
- a CDS encoding LysR family transcriptional regulator, producing MFDDLDVFAAVVEHSSLNRASRQLNLSQPALSRKISKLEERLGVALFNRYGKRLELTEVGRLTYSYALEQRQQRSKFLEALSKYKEGEPKLVTLGASLTSLQTTLPPLVNAYMEKYPTAELKLITGRTHEIVSSVSEGKSDIGLIASSIQEPGLRCISLFEDQLRLVVSEHHPLNQSSKLTMDDLSRLPMILFSKGTWYRRLTDDLFQRCGIDPDVRMEIDSFEAIVRLLPTVNVAALLPKSYLRPQLLNGGGLVSLHIKELEQTQRTTCLIYRDDGSLSTAARSLVQVTEEMFLTEQEK from the coding sequence ATGTTTGACGATTTAGATGTTTTTGCGGCGGTCGTGGAGCATTCCAGCTTAAATCGGGCCTCACGCCAGCTCAATCTGTCCCAGCCTGCCCTATCTCGCAAAATCTCCAAGCTGGAAGAACGTCTGGGTGTCGCGCTATTTAATCGTTATGGCAAGCGCCTGGAGTTAACCGAGGTTGGGCGTCTCACTTATTCCTACGCACTTGAACAACGGCAGCAGCGCTCTAAATTTCTAGAGGCTCTGTCTAAATACAAAGAAGGCGAGCCAAAGCTGGTCACCTTAGGGGCGTCTCTTACCTCACTGCAGACTACTCTGCCACCTCTTGTCAACGCATATATGGAGAAATACCCTACAGCGGAGCTGAAGCTGATCACGGGCCGAACGCATGAGATTGTCTCCTCTGTTAGTGAAGGAAAATCAGATATCGGTCTGATCGCTTCCTCTATTCAGGAGCCTGGACTGCGCTGCATTTCTCTGTTTGAGGATCAACTTCGATTGGTCGTTTCTGAGCATCATCCTCTGAATCAATCTTCCAAGCTAACCATGGATGATCTGTCCCGACTGCCTATGATCCTCTTCTCCAAAGGCACCTGGTACCGCCGCCTAACGGACGATCTGTTCCAGCGCTGCGGAATTGATCCGGACGTACGTATGGAGATCGACTCCTTCGAAGCCATCGTACGGCTGCTTCCGACGGTCAATGTGGCCGCGTTACTGCCTAAGTCTTATTTGCGTCCGCAGCTACTGAACGGCGGCGGGCTGGTATCTCTGCATATTAAGGAGCTGGAGCAAACCCAACGAACGACCTGCTTGATTTACCGTGACGACGGCAGCCTGAGCACAGCAGCTCGTAGTCTGGTGCAAGTTACAGAAGAGATGTTTCTGACAGAACAAGAGAAGTAA
- a CDS encoding succinate dehydrogenase cytochrome b558 subunit, translating to MKGFYSRKIHSLLGVIPLGAFFIEHMMTNFAAVEGGASGFTDSVIWLNSLPLVFFLELFGIWLPLLYHGVYGLYIAYQSKPNLNRFNIERNWRYTLQRISGIITFVFIVWHLFQTRVQVAVGSVEHEELGGVMHDIVTQPLMLTLYIIAIIAACFHFSNGLWSFLISWGITVGPRSQRVSSYLCLGIFVLVTFMFLISLVTFRDAEFQTAASIAQSIKTFI from the coding sequence ATGAAAGGATTTTATTCCAGAAAGATTCATTCCTTGCTAGGCGTTATCCCGCTTGGAGCTTTCTTCATTGAGCACATGATGACGAATTTTGCGGCTGTAGAGGGTGGCGCTTCCGGTTTTACTGACAGTGTGATATGGCTGAACAGCCTGCCGCTTGTCTTCTTCCTGGAATTGTTCGGTATATGGCTTCCGCTGCTGTACCATGGCGTATACGGACTGTATATTGCCTATCAATCCAAGCCGAACTTGAACCGTTTCAACATTGAAAGAAACTGGCGTTATACACTGCAACGCATTTCAGGCATTATAACTTTTGTTTTCATAGTGTGGCATTTGTTCCAGACTCGGGTTCAGGTAGCTGTTGGTAGTGTAGAGCATGAAGAATTAGGTGGCGTGATGCACGATATCGTGACTCAGCCGCTGATGCTGACGCTGTATATTATCGCTATAATTGCTGCATGCTTTCACTTCTCAAACGGTCTATGGTCTTTCTTGATCAGCTGGGGAATCACTGTAGGACCTCGTTCACAGCGGGTATCCTCTTACCTTTGTCTTGGTATCTTTGTTCTTGTAACGTTCATGTTCCTCATTTCGCTAGTCACTTTCCGTGATGCTGAATTTCAAACCGCAGCTTCCATAGCTCAGTCCATAAAGACTTTCATCTAA
- the sdhA gene encoding succinate dehydrogenase flavoprotein subunit → MATANIIIVGGGLAGLMATIKAAESGAHVNLFSLVPVKRSHSVCAQGGINGAVNTKGEGDSPWEHFDDTVYGGDFLANQPPVKAMCEAAPGIIHLMDRMGVMFNRTPEGLLDFRRFGGTKRHRTAFAGATTGQQLLYALDEQVRRWESEGLVTKRENWEFLSAIIDDEGVCRGISAQNLKTMEIETFPADAVILASGGPGIIFGKTTNSVINTGTAASAVYQQGVHYANGEFIQIHPTAIPGDDKLRLMSESARGEGGRIWTYKDGKPWYFLEEKYPSYGNLVPRDIATREIFNVCVDQGLGINGENMVYLDLSHKDPKELDVKLGGIIEIYEKFMGDDPRKIPMKIFPAVHYSMGGIWVDYNQMTNIPGLFAAGECEYQYHGANRLGANSLVSAIYGGMVAGPKAVEYIKGLKKSSQDISSSVYDSFHKKQTDKYESLLAMSGTENAYVIHKELGEWMTANMTVVRHNPKLEATIGKIKELKERYRNINMSDTSRWNNQGVAFTRQLWNMLELSEAMTLGALMRNESRGAHYKPEFPDRNDEEFLKTTKAAWTADGPQISYDEVDVSLIPPRVRDYSKD, encoded by the coding sequence ATGGCAACAGCAAATATCATTATCGTGGGCGGCGGTCTGGCCGGTCTGATGGCTACCATCAAGGCAGCGGAGTCCGGTGCACATGTCAATTTATTCTCATTAGTTCCTGTAAAAAGATCACACTCCGTATGTGCGCAAGGCGGCATCAACGGTGCTGTAAATACAAAAGGTGAGGGCGACTCCCCTTGGGAGCATTTCGACGACACCGTCTACGGTGGTGACTTCTTGGCGAATCAGCCACCGGTCAAGGCGATGTGTGAAGCGGCGCCGGGCATCATTCACCTTATGGACCGGATGGGTGTAATGTTCAACCGCACACCAGAGGGACTGCTCGACTTCCGTCGTTTCGGCGGAACGAAGCGTCACCGCACTGCCTTTGCTGGCGCGACGACAGGACAGCAGCTTCTATACGCACTGGATGAGCAAGTGCGCCGCTGGGAATCCGAAGGTCTCGTAACTAAACGTGAGAACTGGGAGTTCCTATCCGCTATCATCGACGACGAAGGCGTATGCCGCGGCATCAGCGCCCAGAATCTCAAGACAATGGAGATTGAGACTTTTCCTGCGGATGCTGTTATTTTGGCTAGCGGTGGGCCTGGTATTATTTTTGGTAAAACGACGAACTCCGTAATTAATACGGGTACAGCCGCTAGTGCGGTGTACCAGCAAGGCGTGCATTATGCCAACGGAGAATTTATACAGATTCACCCAACGGCTATTCCGGGGGATGACAAGCTTCGATTGATGTCGGAATCGGCACGTGGTGAAGGTGGTCGCATCTGGACTTATAAAGACGGTAAACCGTGGTATTTCCTCGAAGAGAAATATCCGTCTTACGGTAACTTGGTACCGCGCGATATTGCTACACGTGAGATTTTTAATGTATGTGTGGATCAAGGGCTGGGTATTAACGGCGAGAACATGGTGTATTTGGATCTCTCTCACAAGGACCCGAAAGAGCTGGACGTGAAGCTTGGCGGGATTATTGAAATTTACGAAAAATTCATGGGGGATGATCCCCGTAAAATACCGATGAAAATCTTCCCAGCTGTGCACTATTCCATGGGCGGTATATGGGTTGATTACAACCAAATGACAAACATTCCTGGTCTTTTTGCGGCAGGCGAATGTGAATATCAATATCATGGAGCGAATCGTCTAGGCGCTAACTCTTTGGTATCTGCCATTTACGGCGGTATGGTTGCTGGACCAAAGGCTGTTGAATACATTAAGGGTCTGAAGAAATCATCACAGGATATCTCTTCATCCGTATACGATAGCTTCCACAAAAAGCAGACAGACAAATATGAGTCTCTGCTAGCGATGTCAGGTACAGAGAATGCTTACGTGATTCACAAGGAACTGGGCGAATGGATGACTGCCAATATGACAGTTGTGCGGCACAATCCGAAGCTGGAAGCGACCATTGGCAAAATCAAAGAGCTTAAAGAGCGTTATCGCAATATTAATATGAGTGATACCTCGCGCTGGAATAACCAAGGAGTGGCCTTCACCCGTCAGCTATGGAACATGCTGGAGCTGTCCGAAGCGATGACACTGGGCGCGCTTATGCGCAATGAGAGCCGCGGTGCACATTACAAGCCGGAATTCCCGGATCGTAATGATGAGGAGTTCTTGAAGACTACGAAAGCAGCCTGGACTGCAGATGGTCCGCAAATCTCCTATGATGAAGTTGATGTCTCACTGATTCCTCCACGGGTACGTGATTATTCGAAGGATTAA
- the sdhB gene encoding succinate dehydrogenase iron-sulfur subunit has translation MAETATAPKNVKFIITRQDEPQSSSYIEEFELPYRPGMNVISALMEIQRNPVNAKGDSTVPVCWDSNCLEEVCGACSMVINGKPRQACAALIDNLEQPVRIEPMKTFPVVRDLVIDRTRMFNALKRVKAWIPIDGTYDLGPGPRMPEKKRQWAYELSKCMTCGVCLEACPNVNEKTDFIGPAAISQVRLFNAHPTGEMNADERLDALMDDGGIDGCGNSQNCVRACPKGIPLTTSIAEINKQTTKHMFKRWLGV, from the coding sequence ATGGCGGAAACTGCTACAGCTCCCAAAAACGTAAAATTTATCATTACCCGCCAGGACGAACCGCAAAGCTCATCTTATATTGAGGAATTTGAGCTTCCTTATCGTCCAGGTATGAATGTAATCAGTGCATTGATGGAAATTCAGCGTAACCCTGTGAATGCCAAAGGTGACAGCACAGTTCCGGTCTGCTGGGATTCCAACTGTCTAGAAGAAGTATGCGGAGCTTGCTCGATGGTGATTAACGGTAAACCACGCCAAGCCTGCGCAGCACTAATAGACAATCTGGAGCAGCCCGTACGTATCGAGCCTATGAAGACATTTCCGGTAGTGCGTGACTTAGTCATTGACCGTACACGGATGTTCAATGCGCTTAAACGAGTGAAGGCTTGGATTCCAATCGACGGTACGTACGATCTTGGACCGGGACCACGGATGCCGGAGAAGAAACGGCAGTGGGCTTATGAATTATCGAAATGTATGACTTGCGGCGTGTGCTTGGAGGCTTGTCCAAATGTCAACGAAAAGACGGATTTCATCGGACCTGCAGCTATCTCTCAAGTACGCCTGTTCAACGCCCATCCTACGGGTGAAATGAATGCAGATGAAAGATTGGACGCTCTAATGGATGATGGCGGTATTGATGGTTGTGGTAACTCACAGAACTGTGTACGCGCTTGTCCGAAGGGGATTCCTCTTACCACATCTATTGCAGAAATTAACAAGCAGACGACGAAACATATGTTCAAACGCTGGTTAGGTGTGTAA
- a CDS encoding DUF3891 family protein: MICREHDGAIVMVKQHDHGKLAGELAIWFKEEHVPEEGRRDEVLWAVAEHDRGWIDLDETPFWNDAEHAPYSFIDFPVVPKLTFYKRGLDEIEARTPYGALLCSLHFERLIKISGLDYPELTLYQEHEEERRSRIHRELEVSKPIGEDELYYDARLLEFCDDLSLYLALNEPGCPKSEEHPWWREGFSGSEDFSFTSGRRITVEWKDKSTLVLDPFPFKKTVEVAFMLRRVLKSEVAKRGIAPAYGDTLEEECRIVLTARKES, from the coding sequence GTGATTTGTCGGGAGCATGATGGTGCAATTGTAATGGTTAAACAGCATGATCACGGGAAGTTAGCTGGAGAGCTCGCCATTTGGTTCAAGGAAGAGCATGTGCCAGAAGAAGGACGCCGGGACGAGGTGCTCTGGGCTGTGGCAGAACATGACCGGGGCTGGATTGATCTGGATGAGACGCCCTTTTGGAACGATGCGGAGCACGCGCCTTACAGCTTTATTGATTTTCCTGTAGTGCCGAAGCTGACCTTTTATAAGCGAGGGCTTGATGAGATCGAGGCGCGGACACCGTATGGAGCGCTCCTGTGCAGCTTGCATTTTGAACGACTCATTAAGATTTCGGGACTGGATTATCCAGAACTGACTTTATATCAAGAGCATGAAGAGGAACGTAGATCCCGTATTCACCGAGAACTGGAAGTATCCAAGCCTATCGGTGAGGATGAGCTGTATTATGATGCCCGCCTATTAGAATTTTGCGATGATCTATCCTTATATTTGGCTTTAAATGAGCCTGGGTGTCCAAAATCAGAGGAGCATCCTTGGTGGCGTGAAGGGTTCTCTGGCAGTGAAGATTTTAGTTTTACGTCAGGTCGTAGGATAACCGTGGAGTGGAAAGATAAGTCAACGTTAGTGCTGGATCCTTTTCCATTTAAGAAGACGGTTGAAGTAGCCTTTATGCTGAGACGAGTCCTGAAATCAGAAGTTGCTAAGAGAGGCATCGCACCCGCATACGGCGATACGCTGGAAGAAGAATGTAGAATTGTACTGACGGCTCGAAAAGAAAGCTGA
- a CDS encoding metallophosphoesterase, which produces MKIQSSGASPNKENNNPSRDTHSSASGRRSQGKTTMSRRQFLARGVATVIGAGLLTSGYAWQGEPNWIEVTKLNLSLKDLPTAFSGMKVVHFSDTHLGFNKDARDLARLAERIAKAEPDLICFTGDIVDSDPEDLVASVPVLAELSAPLGKYAVLGNHDFKNTKRIVELLESAGFRVLRNESYLLKRGGAVMAVTGLDDLLHGEPDPVKALSGVPAGTFTVLMMHEPDYADTAQAHSFHLQLSGHSHGGQIRMPFVGAPFTPYGSQKYINGLYYTDAKRMPVYVNRGFGETVMPFRFLCRPELTVLTLQHSSDE; this is translated from the coding sequence ATGAAGATACAATCGTCTGGGGCTTCTCCCAATAAGGAAAACAATAATCCGAGTAGAGACACCCACTCTAGTGCCTCTGGACGGCGATCTCAGGGCAAGACAACAATGTCCCGCCGGCAATTCCTGGCTCGGGGTGTGGCCACTGTAATCGGCGCTGGCTTGCTTACAAGTGGTTATGCTTGGCAAGGGGAGCCAAACTGGATTGAGGTAACTAAACTGAATCTGTCTCTCAAAGATCTTCCTACCGCTTTTTCAGGCATGAAGGTTGTCCATTTCAGTGATACTCATTTGGGGTTTAATAAGGATGCCCGAGATCTGGCTCGGCTTGCAGAACGTATAGCTAAGGCAGAGCCAGATCTTATATGCTTTACAGGTGACATCGTGGATAGCGACCCTGAGGATCTTGTAGCCTCCGTACCTGTATTGGCAGAGCTGAGTGCTCCTCTAGGAAAATATGCGGTTCTAGGCAACCATGATTTCAAGAATACGAAGCGGATTGTCGAGTTACTGGAGTCTGCTGGCTTCCGGGTGCTAAGGAATGAATCCTATCTTCTAAAAAGAGGCGGAGCCGTTATGGCTGTGACGGGACTGGATGATCTGCTGCATGGCGAGCCTGACCCTGTGAAGGCACTTAGTGGCGTGCCTGCAGGAACCTTTACCGTTCTGATGATGCATGAACCGGATTATGCAGATACAGCACAGGCTCATTCATTTCATTTACAGCTATCCGGGCACAGTCATGGTGGACAAATTCGCATGCCGTTTGTAGGTGCGCCATTTACCCCTTATGGATCCCAAAAATACATAAATGGATTGTATTATACAGATGCCAAGCGCATGCCCGTGTATGTGAATAGAGGCTTTGGCGAAACAGTCATGCCTTTTCGTTTTCTCTGTAGACCGGAATTAACGGTGCTGACGTTGCAACATTCATCGGATGAATAG
- a CDS encoding GNAT family N-acetyltransferase translates to MSTYEAVLFQTQHGVAVDLRLILPEDAFALQQLLSHPEVQAQIQIRTGAGSDSAQVEKLVNRMLFAFDPCALHAGIYLKEQQKLIGIVALQHWNRREGKATLGYMLDPAYWGGGLATEAVGLFLNYSVYTLGITRIEGRCRGDNIRSERVMLKNGMMLERVMPRVGSLDDVMKVFTLLHK, encoded by the coding sequence ATGAGCACCTATGAGGCAGTATTGTTCCAGACGCAACATGGTGTGGCGGTTGACCTGAGGCTGATCCTGCCTGAGGATGCTTTTGCTTTGCAGCAGCTGCTCTCCCATCCAGAAGTACAGGCTCAGATTCAAATACGCACCGGCGCTGGATCAGACTCTGCTCAGGTAGAGAAGCTGGTGAACCGGATGTTATTCGCATTCGATCCTTGTGCGCTGCATGCGGGTATCTATTTGAAAGAGCAACAGAAGTTGATCGGTATTGTTGCTTTACAGCATTGGAATCGACGTGAGGGCAAGGCCACTTTAGGATATATGCTAGACCCGGCGTATTGGGGAGGCGGACTGGCGACAGAGGCGGTTGGCTTATTCTTAAATTATAGTGTTTATACACTTGGGATAACGCGGATTGAAGGACGCTGCCGAGGAGATAATATTAGATCCGAACGTGTGATGCTTAAGAACGGTATGATGTTGGAGCGAGTGATGCCCAGAGTGGGCTCCTTGGACGATGTAATGAAAGTATTCACATTGTTACACAAATGA
- a CDS encoding NADPH-dependent oxidoreductase: protein MVQTLKNHRSFRQYSDQPVEPEKLKAMIEAAQAAPSWVHGQQVSIIAIKDPARKQQLSVLCGNQKHVAAAPVFLVFCMDFYRAKVASRVEGKAFEAVKDVDALLVGATDVGISLSNAIAAAESMGLGIIPIGGVRRNTAGVIDLLKLPEYVFPIVGLCVGYPAEEATQKPRLPMEAVYHEEQYNPDVEGLLKAYNQTHREFLQQQGLTERDWTSTIAHFYDINPEYGDAKRTLKKQGFTCDNL from the coding sequence GTGGTACAGACTTTAAAGAATCATCGTTCTTTCCGGCAATATTCGGACCAGCCTGTGGAACCAGAGAAGCTCAAGGCAATGATTGAAGCGGCCCAGGCCGCACCCTCATGGGTTCATGGTCAGCAGGTTTCTATTATAGCTATCAAAGATCCTGCGCGTAAGCAGCAGCTTTCAGTTTTGTGCGGAAATCAGAAGCATGTAGCAGCAGCACCCGTATTTCTGGTATTCTGTATGGACTTTTACAGGGCAAAAGTAGCAAGTAGAGTGGAAGGCAAGGCTTTTGAAGCGGTAAAAGATGTAGATGCGCTGCTCGTTGGAGCTACAGATGTCGGTATCTCATTGTCTAACGCGATTGCAGCGGCAGAATCCATGGGCCTTGGGATTATCCCTATTGGGGGTGTCCGCCGCAATACAGCAGGCGTAATTGATCTGTTAAAGCTGCCGGAGTACGTATTCCCTATCGTCGGGCTCTGTGTCGGATATCCAGCCGAAGAGGCCACTCAGAAGCCACGGCTGCCGATGGAAGCCGTATATCATGAGGAACAATACAATCCGGATGTGGAAGGCCTCCTAAAGGCGTATAATCAAACTCACCGTGAATTTTTGCAGCAGCAGGGATTAACGGAGAGAGATTGGACGAGCACGATTGCTCATTTTTATGATATCAATCCGGAATATGGAGATGCGAAGCGCACCCTGAAGAAGCAAGGCTTCACCTGCGATAACCTATAA
- a CDS encoding histidinol-phosphatase, which yields MKFDLHTHHFRCGHADGTIRDYIEAGISAGLGAIGISDHTPYFGSPSEQAFPQIAMAKSEFSNYVEEVLSLKKEYEGVIDVLLGIESDYFPEHAELYRKILSAYPFDYVIGSVHSVGGVSIFNKGRWKGLSKNEQIRVKSDYYRLIADSARSGMFQILGHIDAMKGNYPAFSDIPAPKPIDDCLKVISECDVTIEINTSGGTKLVGGWYPSADILERALHFGVEVTFGSDAHKPSRIAEDRDAVAAQLKEIGFTHWVYYKQREKIKVSL from the coding sequence ATGAAATTTGACCTGCATACACATCATTTCCGCTGTGGCCATGCCGACGGAACGATTAGAGATTATATCGAGGCTGGGATTTCGGCAGGTCTAGGGGCGATAGGCATTTCTGACCATACCCCATATTTCGGGAGCCCTTCCGAGCAAGCTTTTCCTCAAATCGCTATGGCTAAGTCTGAATTTTCAAATTATGTTGAGGAAGTCCTTTCCCTCAAAAAAGAATACGAAGGTGTAATCGACGTTCTGCTAGGCATCGAATCAGACTACTTCCCTGAGCATGCCGAGCTATACCGTAAGATATTATCCGCCTACCCTTTTGATTATGTGATTGGATCGGTACATAGTGTCGGTGGCGTTAGCATCTTTAACAAGGGTCGCTGGAAAGGGCTTAGCAAGAATGAACAGATTCGCGTAAAATCTGATTATTACCGATTGATTGCAGATTCCGCCCGCAGTGGTATGTTCCAAATTCTCGGGCACATTGATGCGATGAAAGGAAACTACCCGGCCTTTTCTGATATCCCCGCTCCTAAGCCGATTGATGATTGTCTAAAAGTGATCAGTGAATGTGACGTAACGATCGAAATTAATACTTCAGGCGGAACCAAGCTGGTTGGAGGCTGGTATCCATCAGCAGATATACTGGAGCGCGCATTGCATTTTGGCGTTGAGGTTACTTTTGGTTCGGATGCACATAAGCCCTCCCGGATCGCAGAAGATCGGGATGCGGTAGCCGCACAGCTCAAAGAGATAGGTTTTACACATTGGGTTTATTACAAGCAGCGCGAGAAAATTAAAGTTTCTCTGTGA